From Oceanibaculum nanhaiense, a single genomic window includes:
- a CDS encoding universal stress protein, with protein sequence MYRTILLAYDGSQHGREALDQGAELTSLCQARVYLLAVVAHELGVALAEAAAPSDLPEREYQEVRRVLTAGAEELRRVGLSVETRLCAGNPAEEIGRMAREIGADLVVVGHREQSALARWWGGSVGASLLAHAPCSVLVAVSGTAPAR encoded by the coding sequence ATGTACCGGACGATCCTCTTGGCCTATGACGGCAGCCAGCACGGTCGTGAGGCACTGGATCAAGGGGCCGAACTGACCTCGCTTTGCCAGGCTCGTGTCTATCTCCTCGCCGTCGTCGCACACGAGTTGGGTGTCGCACTCGCTGAGGCGGCGGCCCCCTCAGACTTGCCAGAGCGTGAATATCAGGAAGTGCGCCGCGTGCTAACGGCGGGCGCGGAAGAGCTGCGGCGGGTAGGCCTCTCCGTCGAAACGCGTCTCTGCGCGGGCAACCCCGCCGAGGAGATCGGCCGAATGGCCCGCGAGATCGGCGCGGACCTGGTCGTCGTCGGGCACCGCGAACAGAGCGCGCTTGCCCGGTGGTGGGGCGGTTCCGTCGGCGCTTCGCTGCTCGCCCATGCGCCATGCAGCGTGCTGGTGGCCGTCTCGGGCACGGCGCCCGCGCGATGA
- a CDS encoding HlyD family secretion protein — MDQHVTRLERQGDDPETDLRTAPDKETGAGSEAASPPARTRPWRLYGAILAALIVLGGGGWWLYQQFTHVFVTDARVAADIVAMSSRVPGWVTALEVTEGDATQRGRVLIRIDDRESRLRVEELDAQLAGIARRREGIEARIALTDRQTQSRITAKQAAVRAAEAALAGATAQRDLARQDNDRAEKLAPSGAITRARLDQTRAALETAKQQALSAQADLENARAALAEAEAARGELTVLRTQLAELGPEEQRLRAQKARAALDLEDRTIVMPFDGVVDRVFVDKGEYVTPGQRLLMVHDPQRVRVEANVKETDIRFFRPGKTVTITVDALPGRRFEGAVTRVGQSATSEFALLPNPNPSGNFTKITQRLPIRIAVEQESGELKPGMMVELEAKAGD, encoded by the coding sequence GTGGACCAGCATGTGACCCGTCTCGAACGCCAGGGCGACGATCCAGAAACCGATCTGCGCACAGCCCCCGACAAGGAGACGGGGGCTGGGTCAGAGGCGGCTTCACCTCCTGCCCGCACCCGGCCATGGCGACTGTATGGCGCGATCCTGGCGGCGCTGATCGTTCTCGGAGGCGGCGGCTGGTGGCTGTATCAGCAGTTCACCCATGTCTTTGTGACGGACGCCCGTGTCGCCGCCGACATCGTTGCCATGAGCAGCCGGGTTCCCGGTTGGGTGACGGCGCTCGAAGTGACCGAGGGCGATGCCACGCAGAGAGGCAGGGTTTTGATCCGGATCGACGACCGGGAAAGCCGCCTCCGCGTCGAGGAGCTTGACGCGCAACTCGCCGGGATTGCCCGCCGCCGCGAGGGAATCGAAGCGCGCATCGCACTCACCGACCGTCAGACGCAAAGTCGTATTACCGCCAAACAGGCAGCGGTGAGGGCTGCGGAGGCCGCGTTGGCAGGAGCGACGGCGCAACGCGATCTAGCCAGACAGGACAATGACCGGGCGGAGAAGCTGGCGCCGAGCGGCGCCATTACCCGTGCGCGCCTGGATCAGACGCGGGCGGCGCTGGAGACGGCAAAACAACAGGCGTTGAGCGCCCAGGCGGACTTGGAAAATGCCCGCGCCGCCCTTGCCGAGGCTGAAGCCGCGCGCGGGGAACTCACGGTGCTCCGCACCCAGCTCGCCGAACTCGGCCCGGAGGAACAGCGGCTGCGTGCACAAAAGGCCCGGGCGGCGCTCGACCTTGAAGACCGCACCATCGTCATGCCATTCGACGGCGTTGTGGACCGGGTCTTCGTGGACAAGGGCGAATACGTCACCCCCGGCCAGCGCTTGCTGATGGTGCATGACCCGCAGCGGGTGCGCGTCGAGGCGAACGTCAAAGAGACCGACATCCGCTTCTTCCGGCCGGGAAAGACCGTGACGATCACTGTCGATGCCCTGCCGGGGCGGCGCTTCGAGGGCGCGGTCACGCGCGTTGGGCAGTCCGCCACCAGCGAGTTCGCCCTGCTGCCCAACCCCAACCCGAGCGGCAATTTCACCAAGATCACTCAAAGGCTACCGATACGCATTGCCGTTGAACAAGAGAGCGGCGAACTCAAGCCGGGTATGATGGTGGAGCTGGAGGCCAAAGCCGGTGACTAG
- a CDS encoding ABC transporter permease, with translation MRPANILHLGVKELRSLVRDPIMLVLIVYAFTLSVYTAATAMPETLNKAPIAVVNEDRSPLSWRIVSAFYPPYFVLPEVIDQAEMDARMDAGVDTFALDIPPNFQRDLLAGRRPTVQLNVDATRMSQAFTGSGYIQTIVSDEVRAFAQRYREVPELPVDLALRVRFNPQLNKSWFGAIMQVINNVTMLSIVLTGAALIREREHGTVEHLLVMPVTPFEIMTSKVWSMGLVVLAATAFALTAVVQGWLSVPIQGSLALFLAGAALHLFATTSMGIFLGTVARSMPQFGLLLMLVLLPLQMLSGGSTPRESMPEAVQYLMLAAPNTHFVMLAQAILYRGAGFAAVWPQFLAIAAIGAALFSLALIRFRRTISTMA, from the coding sequence ATGCGCCCGGCCAATATTCTCCATCTCGGTGTCAAGGAACTGCGCAGCCTGGTCCGCGACCCGATCATGCTGGTGCTGATCGTCTACGCCTTCACCCTGTCGGTCTACACGGCGGCCACGGCCATGCCGGAGACCCTCAACAAGGCGCCGATCGCGGTGGTGAACGAGGATCGCTCGCCGCTGTCATGGCGCATCGTCAGCGCCTTTTACCCGCCGTACTTCGTTCTCCCCGAGGTGATCGACCAGGCCGAGATGGACGCCCGCATGGATGCCGGCGTCGACACCTTCGCCCTCGACATCCCGCCTAACTTCCAGCGCGACCTGCTGGCGGGGCGGCGGCCAACGGTCCAGCTCAACGTCGATGCCACGCGCATGAGCCAGGCTTTCACCGGCAGCGGCTATATCCAGACCATCGTGAGCGACGAGGTGCGCGCCTTCGCGCAGCGTTATCGCGAGGTTCCGGAGTTGCCGGTCGATCTGGCGCTCCGGGTGCGCTTCAATCCCCAGCTGAACAAGTCGTGGTTCGGTGCCATCATGCAGGTCATCAATAACGTGACCATGCTCTCTATCGTCCTCACCGGCGCGGCGCTGATCCGCGAGCGCGAGCACGGCACCGTCGAGCATCTGCTGGTCATGCCGGTCACGCCGTTCGAGATCATGACGAGCAAGGTGTGGTCGATGGGGCTCGTCGTCCTTGCCGCCACCGCCTTCGCGCTCACCGCCGTCGTGCAGGGCTGGCTGTCCGTGCCGATTCAAGGCTCGCTCGCGCTATTCCTGGCCGGGGCGGCGCTGCATCTGTTCGCGACCACCTCGATGGGCATCTTCCTCGGCACCGTCGCCCGCTCCATGCCGCAGTTCGGCCTGCTGCTCATGCTGGTGCTGCTGCCCTTGCAGATGCTCTCCGGCGGCTCGACGCCGCGCGAGAGCATGCCGGAGGCGGTGCAGTACCTCATGCTCGCCGCGCCCAACACACACTTCGTGATGCTGGCCCAGGCGATCCTCTATCGCGGCGCGGGCTTCGCGGCGGTCTGGCCGCAGTTCCTCGCCATCGCCGCGATCGGAGCCGCCCTGTTCAGCCTCGCCCTGATCCGCTTCCGACGTACCATCAGCACCATGGCTTGA
- the rbbA gene encoding ribosome-associated ATPase/putative transporter RbbA produces the protein MSRDVHAQIEDGGDGTPPVARLRDVSLRYGKVRALDEVTIDIPAGCMAGLIGPDGVGKSSLLALIAGARAVQTGQVEVFGGDMADARHRRGVGPRIAYMPQGLGRNLYPTLTVFENLDFFGRLFGHDGGERARRIEALTQATGLKPFLDRAAGKLSGGMKQKLGLCCALIHDPDLLILDEPTTGVDPLSRRQFWDLIAGIRRSRPGMSVLVATAYMEEAARFDWLAAMDGGRVLASDTPQGLLRSTGADSLEAAFIRLLPEDKRRDYRAVEIPPRPADDGDTAIEARDLTMRFGEFTAVDHVNLRVPRGEIFGFLGSNGCGKTTTMKMLTGLLPPSEGRAWLFGHEVDPHDLATRRRVGYMSQFFSLYTELTVRQNLELHARLFHVPAAEISGRVDEMVERFDLAAVIDTLPDKLPLGIRQRLSLAVAMIHEPQMLILDEPTSGVDPVARDAFWRRLVELSRRDGVTIFISTHFMNEAERCDRISLMHAGRVLVTDTPANIVQQRGAETLEEAFVAHLEEASQEGGAAERQPGGAASLGLVGASAGHVEPQGWRRQFDPRRMISYARREALELRRDPIRLTLALLGSVILMFVMGYGINLDVEDLTFAVLDRDQTTVSRDYTLNLAGSRYFVERAPITGYGDLDRRMREGDISLAIEIPPGFARDIARGRRVQIGAWIDGAMPTRAETVRGYVQGIHAHWLATRAREAGYGEALAGLVNIETRFRYNPDVESLVAMVPAVIPLLLMLIPAMLAALSVVQEKELGSITNFYVTPTTRLEFLLGKQLPYVVLSFLSFLLLTLLAVTVFGVPLKGSFLTLAAGALLYVGAATAVGLLISTFMRSQIAAIFGTAVLTILPAANFSGMIDPVSSLEGVGRVIGEIYPTTHFLTIARGTFSKALNFSDLHAAFVPLALAVPILIGLSAALLKKQER, from the coding sequence ATGAGCCGGGATGTACATGCACAGATCGAGGATGGCGGGGACGGTACCCCGCCGGTTGCCCGCCTGCGGGATGTGTCCCTGCGCTACGGCAAGGTGCGTGCGCTCGACGAGGTCACGATCGACATCCCGGCGGGCTGCATGGCCGGGCTGATCGGCCCGGACGGGGTCGGCAAGTCGAGTCTGCTGGCGCTGATCGCGGGCGCCCGCGCGGTCCAGACGGGACAGGTCGAGGTGTTCGGCGGCGATATGGCCGATGCGCGTCATCGCCGCGGAGTCGGCCCGCGGATCGCCTACATGCCGCAGGGTCTGGGGCGCAACCTCTATCCGACGCTCACGGTGTTCGAGAACCTCGACTTCTTCGGCCGTCTGTTCGGGCATGATGGCGGCGAACGGGCGCGCCGCATCGAGGCGCTGACCCAGGCCACCGGGCTCAAGCCGTTTCTCGATCGGGCGGCAGGCAAGCTATCCGGCGGCATGAAGCAGAAGCTCGGCCTCTGCTGCGCGCTGATCCACGATCCGGACCTGCTCATCCTCGACGAGCCGACCACCGGCGTCGATCCGCTCTCACGGCGGCAGTTCTGGGATCTGATCGCCGGCATCCGTCGTTCCCGGCCCGGCATGAGCGTGCTGGTGGCCACGGCCTATATGGAGGAGGCGGCGCGCTTCGACTGGCTGGCGGCAATGGACGGTGGGCGGGTGCTGGCCAGCGACACGCCCCAAGGCCTGCTGCGGAGCACGGGGGCGGATTCGCTGGAGGCGGCCTTCATCCGGCTGCTGCCGGAAGACAAGCGCCGGGATTATCGGGCGGTCGAGATTCCGCCGCGGCCGGCAGACGATGGCGATACCGCGATCGAGGCCCGGGATCTGACCATGCGCTTCGGCGAGTTCACCGCGGTCGATCATGTGAACCTGCGTGTCCCACGGGGTGAGATCTTCGGTTTTCTCGGCTCCAACGGCTGCGGCAAGACCACGACGATGAAGATGCTGACCGGCCTCCTGCCGCCGAGCGAAGGCCGGGCCTGGCTGTTCGGACACGAGGTGGACCCGCACGACCTCGCGACCCGCCGCCGCGTCGGCTACATGTCGCAGTTTTTCTCGCTCTACACCGAGCTGACGGTACGGCAGAACCTGGAGCTGCATGCCCGGCTGTTCCACGTGCCCGCTGCCGAGATTTCAGGGCGGGTGGACGAAATGGTCGAGCGATTCGATCTGGCCGCGGTGATCGACACCCTGCCGGACAAGCTGCCGCTGGGCATCCGCCAGCGCCTGTCGCTGGCGGTCGCCATGATCCACGAGCCGCAGATGCTGATCCTGGACGAGCCCACCTCGGGCGTCGACCCGGTGGCGCGCGACGCCTTCTGGCGCAGGCTGGTCGAACTGTCGCGCCGCGACGGGGTGACCATCTTCATCTCGACCCATTTCATGAACGAGGCCGAGCGCTGCGACCGCATCTCGCTGATGCATGCGGGCCGGGTGCTGGTCACCGACACGCCGGCGAATATCGTGCAGCAGCGGGGCGCGGAGACCCTGGAAGAGGCATTCGTGGCGCATCTGGAGGAGGCGTCGCAGGAAGGCGGAGCCGCCGAAAGGCAACCAGGTGGGGCAGCTTCGCTCGGTTTGGTTGGCGCGTCGGCAGGCCATGTCGAACCGCAGGGCTGGCGGCGCCAGTTCGACCCCCGACGCATGATCAGCTATGCCCGGCGCGAAGCGCTGGAGCTGCGCCGCGATCCCATCCGGCTGACGCTGGCGCTGCTCGGCAGCGTCATCCTGATGTTCGTGATGGGCTATGGGATCAACCTCGATGTCGAGGATCTCACCTTCGCGGTGCTGGATCGCGACCAGACCACCGTCAGCCGCGACTATACGCTCAACCTCGCCGGCTCCCGGTACTTCGTCGAGCGGGCGCCGATTACCGGTTATGGCGATCTCGACCGGCGAATGCGCGAAGGCGACATCAGTCTGGCGATCGAGATCCCGCCGGGCTTCGCGCGCGACATCGCCCGCGGCCGGCGGGTCCAGATCGGCGCCTGGATCGACGGCGCCATGCCGACACGGGCAGAGACCGTCCGCGGCTATGTGCAGGGGATTCACGCCCACTGGCTGGCGACCAGGGCGCGCGAGGCCGGCTACGGCGAGGCCTTGGCGGGGCTGGTCAATATCGAGACCCGGTTCCGCTATAACCCTGACGTCGAGAGCCTGGTGGCGATGGTGCCGGCGGTGATCCCGCTGCTGCTCATGCTGATCCCGGCCATGCTCGCGGCGCTCAGCGTGGTGCAAGAGAAGGAGCTCGGCTCGATCACCAACTTCTACGTCACGCCGACCACGCGGCTCGAATTCCTGCTCGGCAAGCAGTTGCCCTATGTGGTGCTGTCCTTCCTGAGCTTCCTGCTGCTCACGCTGCTGGCGGTGACCGTCTTCGGCGTGCCGCTGAAGGGCAGCTTCCTGACGTTGGCGGCGGGCGCGCTGCTCTATGTCGGCGCCGCGACGGCCGTGGGGCTGCTGATCTCAACCTTCATGCGCAGCCAGATCGCGGCGATCTTCGGCACGGCGGTGCTCACCATCCTGCCCGCGGCGAACTTCTCGGGCATGATCGACCCGGTCTCGTCCCTCGAAGGGGTGGGCCGAGTGATCGGCGAGATCTACCCGACCACGCATTTCCTGACCATCGCGCGCGGCACCTTCTCGAAGGCCCTCAACTTCTCCGACCTGCATGCCGCCTTTGTGCCGCTGGCGCTGGCGGTGCCGATCCTGATCGGGCTGTCCGCGGCGCTGCTCAAGAAGCAGGAGCGGTAG
- the slyA gene encoding transcriptional regulator SlyA produces MMNPLNDQEQFGLRLGLVARLWRAEIDRRLATFGLTESRWLTLLHLSRLPQAATQRELAEAVGVRGPTLVRTLDRLEAEGLIERRTEASDRRTKSVHLRAEAAPVLERIEATAAAVRAEIFSDISHPEVTTCLKVLEQIAGKLGGVPRAMWPTDEDR; encoded by the coding sequence ATGATGAATCCTCTCAACGATCAGGAACAATTCGGCCTTCGCCTCGGGCTGGTCGCCCGGCTGTGGCGCGCCGAGATCGACCGGCGGCTGGCCACCTTTGGCCTCACCGAGTCCCGCTGGTTGACCCTGTTACATCTCTCTCGCCTGCCCCAAGCGGCAACCCAGCGTGAATTGGCTGAGGCGGTCGGGGTGCGGGGGCCGACCCTGGTGCGCACGCTGGACCGGCTTGAAGCCGAGGGGCTGATCGAACGCCGGACAGAAGCTAGCGACCGCCGCACCAAATCGGTTCATCTGCGCGCGGAGGCCGCCCCTGTCCTGGAACGGATCGAAGCAACCGCAGCGGCGGTGCGCGCGGAAATCTTCTCCGACATATCCCATCCCGAGGTAACGACTTGCCTGAAGGTCTTGGAGCAGATCGCCGGCAAGTTGGGCGGCGTGCCAAGGGCGATGTGGCCTACGGACGAAGACCGATGA
- a CDS encoding DHA2 family efflux MFS transporter permease subunit gives MTSAPRPDSIEGLFARFGPSYRWLVTATVMMGTIATILTATIVNVALPDIMGAFGMGQDKAQLLSTGFLAAMTGTMLLNAWMVETLGQRATFMLALTVFIAASVMGGLAPAEGVLILARVLQGGAAGILQPLAMQVIFQVFPPEKRGSAMGIYGIGVVLAPALGPTLGGIMVDSFSWRYVFFMAVPFCLVGLFLATLFMPGRTTSGPPRKFDWIGFGLMTVFLVTLLNGLSNGQRDGWFADSILRDFAVAFISGIGFIVWELRTPAPMLNLKLFTNRVYAGASVVAFIFGAGIYGSTFLIPLFAQTIQGYTPTRSGLLLMPAGLILALVFPIAGRLTDKTPAYVTVMFGLVVFALSSFLMTGVDTNTSFWLFAWWIMLGRIGLGFIMPSLNAGALKALPMTLLGQGSGAINFVRQLGGAFGVNLLSIALERRSQLYVDSFTAAQHAGNSATTGLLRDVTGLLAQAGVPEAILQAGAMNYLGRVIYAQGNMLGYRDSFFIVGAIFLAALLPTLMMRRRSTPPALQASDAMRHPPSSQNAIQQGR, from the coding sequence GTGACTAGCGCGCCCCGGCCGGACAGTATCGAGGGGCTGTTTGCCCGTTTCGGCCCGTCCTATCGCTGGCTGGTCACGGCGACGGTCATGATGGGCACGATCGCCACCATCCTGACCGCCACCATCGTCAATGTAGCCCTGCCGGATATCATGGGCGCTTTCGGCATGGGCCAGGACAAGGCGCAACTTCTCTCCACCGGCTTCCTCGCCGCGATGACCGGGACCATGCTGCTGAATGCCTGGATGGTCGAGACCCTCGGCCAGCGCGCGACCTTTATGCTGGCGCTAACAGTCTTTATCGCCGCCTCCGTCATGGGCGGGCTCGCCCCCGCCGAGGGCGTGCTGATCCTGGCCCGCGTCCTTCAGGGCGGGGCGGCCGGCATCCTTCAGCCGCTCGCCATGCAGGTGATCTTCCAGGTCTTCCCACCGGAAAAACGCGGCTCGGCCATGGGCATCTACGGCATCGGCGTGGTGCTGGCCCCGGCGCTCGGCCCCACGCTGGGCGGCATCATGGTGGATAGCTTCAGCTGGCGCTATGTGTTCTTCATGGCCGTGCCGTTCTGCCTTGTCGGACTGTTCCTCGCCACCCTCTTCATGCCGGGACGGACAACATCGGGACCGCCGCGCAAATTCGACTGGATCGGGTTCGGACTGATGACGGTGTTCCTCGTGACCTTGCTCAACGGCCTGTCGAATGGACAACGTGACGGATGGTTCGCCGATTCCATCCTGCGCGACTTCGCCGTCGCCTTTATCTCGGGCATCGGCTTCATCGTCTGGGAACTGCGCACGCCCGCGCCCATGCTCAATCTCAAGCTCTTCACGAACCGGGTCTATGCGGGCGCGTCCGTGGTGGCCTTCATCTTCGGGGCGGGAATCTACGGTTCGACCTTCTTGATTCCGCTGTTCGCGCAGACGATCCAGGGCTACACGCCGACCCGCTCCGGCCTGCTGCTGATGCCGGCGGGGCTCATCCTGGCGCTCGTCTTCCCGATAGCCGGGCGTCTCACCGACAAGACGCCGGCCTATGTCACGGTCATGTTCGGCTTGGTGGTCTTCGCGCTGTCATCGTTTCTAATGACTGGCGTGGATACTAATACCTCGTTCTGGCTATTCGCCTGGTGGATCATGCTGGGGCGTATCGGCCTTGGTTTCATCATGCCGAGCCTGAACGCCGGCGCCCTCAAGGCGCTGCCGATGACGCTGCTCGGTCAGGGCTCCGGGGCGATCAACTTCGTGCGCCAACTCGGCGGCGCCTTCGGCGTCAACCTGCTTTCAATTGCCCTCGAAAGACGCTCGCAGCTTTACGTGGATAGCTTCACGGCGGCGCAGCACGCGGGCAACAGCGCGACGACCGGCTTGTTGCGCGATGTGACCGGCTTGCTCGCGCAGGCCGGGGTACCGGAAGCGATTCTTCAGGCCGGGGCGATGAACTATCTCGGCCGCGTGATCTACGCCCAAGGCAATATGCTGGGATATCGCGACAGCTTCTTTATCGTCGGCGCGATCTTTCTGGCCGCGCTTCTTCCGACGCTGATGATGCGCCGAAGGTCCACGCCTCCGGCGCTACAGGCAAGTGACGCCATGCGTCACCCGCCATCGTCGCAGAACGCGATCCAGCAGGGCCGGTGA
- a CDS encoding HlyD family secretion protein encodes MRKPIRTWLWRIALIALAGGAAVAAWWHFQPQDLPDGFAGGNGRIEAVEIDIAAKTAGRIRDILVNEGDFVRAGQILAKMDTAVLEAQFREAEAHLRRALIGIETAQSRVTQREAEKQAAEALIAQRKAEFDAAQRRVARSEELSPKGAVPVSKLDDDRAAFQAAKAAVGAAEAQAAAAQAAIGEAKSDVIAAEASVEAARATIQRIQADIDDSVLKSPRDGRVQYRVAQPGEVLSPGGVVLNMVDLTDVYMTFFLPTEQAGRAALGAEARLVLDAAPQYVVPAEISFVADVAQFTPKTVETEEERQKLMFRIKARIAPDLLREHLLQVKTGLPGMAYVRLDPRVDWPPELQTRLPQ; translated from the coding sequence ATGCGCAAACCGATTAGAACTTGGCTGTGGCGAATCGCCCTTATCGCGCTTGCTGGTGGCGCTGCTGTCGCTGCTTGGTGGCATTTTCAACCGCAGGACTTGCCGGACGGGTTTGCTGGCGGAAACGGTCGGATCGAGGCGGTCGAGATCGATATCGCGGCCAAGACCGCGGGCCGGATTCGGGATATCCTGGTTAACGAGGGCGACTTCGTCCGTGCCGGCCAGATCTTGGCGAAAATGGACACGGCCGTCCTGGAGGCGCAGTTCCGGGAGGCCGAAGCGCATCTGCGGCGGGCGCTCATCGGCATCGAGACCGCGCAAAGCCGGGTGACCCAGCGCGAAGCCGAGAAGCAGGCCGCCGAGGCGCTCATAGCCCAGAGGAAGGCCGAATTCGACGCCGCGCAAAGGAGGGTCGCGCGCTCGGAGGAGCTCTCCCCGAAAGGCGCCGTCCCCGTCTCGAAGCTGGACGACGACCGCGCCGCCTTTCAGGCGGCGAAGGCTGCGGTCGGCGCCGCGGAGGCGCAGGCGGCGGCCGCGCAAGCCGCCATAGGGGAAGCCAAGTCGGATGTCATTGCCGCGGAGGCCTCGGTGGAAGCGGCGCGGGCCACCATCCAGCGCATCCAGGCCGATATCGACGACAGCGTGCTGAAATCGCCGCGTGACGGGCGTGTCCAGTACCGCGTCGCTCAGCCCGGCGAGGTCCTCTCCCCGGGCGGCGTGGTGCTGAACATGGTCGATCTCACCGATGTCTACATGACCTTCTTCCTGCCGACGGAACAGGCCGGGCGGGCCGCGCTGGGAGCCGAGGCACGGCTCGTGCTCGACGCCGCCCCACAATACGTGGTCCCGGCCGAAATCTCCTTCGTGGCGGACGTCGCGCAGTTCACGCCCAAGACGGTGGAGACGGAAGAAGAACGCCAGAAGCTGATGTTCCGCATCAAGGCGCGGATCGCCCCGGACCTGCTCAGAGAGCACCTCCTCCAGGTCAAGACCGGCCTGCCGGGCATGGCCTATGTGCGGCTCGACCCGCGGGTGGATTGGCCGCCTGAACTGCAGACGAGGCTGCCGCAATGA
- a CDS encoding lipid A deacylase LpxR family protein has product MVAAAGSVGSHPAVAADETEPGTLSLVFENDLFYDTDRNYTNGVRASWLSNPDGTPDWALGAARWFPLFPEGGTVRTSYAMGQNMYTPEDIALRDPPLDDRPYAGWLYGSVGLIAETGRRLDQLELTLGVVGPASLAEQTQTLIHEITGSQEPRGWDTQLKNEPGVVLTYQRSWRGFISQPVSGFGFDVTPHAGGALGNVFTYANAGMMLRLGQRLPLDYGPPRIQPSLPGSGFFVPQDGFGWYLFAGVEGRAVARNIFLDGNTFRDSRSVDKEPLVGDLQFGIALTWRNVRLSYTHVLRTREFETQDEADNFGAFSLSVRF; this is encoded by the coding sequence GTGGTGGCTGCCGCGGGTTCTGTAGGGTCTCATCCGGCTGTTGCGGCCGACGAGACGGAACCCGGCACCCTGAGCCTGGTCTTCGAGAACGATCTCTTCTACGACACGGACCGCAACTACACGAACGGTGTGCGCGCCTCCTGGCTGTCCAATCCGGACGGGACGCCCGACTGGGCGCTGGGCGCGGCCCGCTGGTTCCCCTTGTTCCCGGAGGGCGGCACCGTGCGGACGAGCTATGCGATGGGCCAGAACATGTACACGCCGGAGGACATCGCGCTGCGCGATCCGCCCCTCGACGACCGCCCCTATGCCGGCTGGCTGTACGGCTCGGTCGGGCTGATCGCCGAGACCGGCCGTCGGCTCGACCAGCTGGAGCTCACGCTCGGGGTCGTCGGACCGGCCTCGCTCGCCGAGCAGACGCAGACGCTTATCCACGAGATCACGGGCTCGCAGGAGCCGCGCGGATGGGATACCCAGCTTAAGAACGAGCCCGGTGTCGTCCTGACCTACCAGCGCAGCTGGCGCGGCTTCATCTCGCAGCCGGTCTCCGGCTTCGGTTTCGACGTGACGCCGCATGCCGGCGGTGCCCTCGGCAACGTCTTTACCTACGCCAACGCCGGGATGATGCTGCGCTTGGGCCAGCGCCTGCCGCTCGACTATGGGCCGCCGCGCATCCAGCCCAGCTTGCCGGGCTCGGGCTTCTTCGTGCCGCAGGACGGCTTCGGCTGGTACCTGTTCGCCGGCGTGGAGGGGAGGGCGGTCGCGCGCAACATCTTCCTCGACGGCAACACGTTCCGCGACAGCCGCAGCGTGGACAAGGAGCCGCTGGTCGGCGACCTCCAGTTCGGCATCGCCCTGACCTGGAGGAACGTGCGCCTCAGTTATACACACGTGCTGCGCACGCGGGAGTTCGAGACCCAGGACGAGGCCGACAATTTCGGAGCCTTCAGCCTCTCGGTACGGTTTTGA